In Bacteriovorax stolpii, a single genomic region encodes these proteins:
- a CDS encoding carbon-nitrogen hydrolase family protein, translating into MKIAVLQLTSVLDYKTNLETIRGLLKEAKAQGAEAFFMPEVFYSMSDGITPTPYLVEEGNGHYKEIQKLSTDFGMAQIGGSAATLLNGKVVNRAYNFDKNGKDLGHYDKINLFACDLPDKKISEAKNYTAGSDYKVVDLNAVKIGLGICFDMRFSEMALHYRKEGASIITYPAAFTVPTGRAHWHTLLRARAIENQCFVIAAAQWGHHNDRMQTYGHSLVVDPWGDILMDLQEGVKVGVVELDFPKIELIRKSVLMNRPY; encoded by the coding sequence GAGACGATCAGAGGCCTTTTAAAAGAGGCTAAAGCTCAAGGGGCCGAAGCATTCTTTATGCCGGAAGTTTTTTATTCAATGAGCGATGGAATCACTCCTACACCTTATTTAGTTGAAGAGGGCAATGGGCACTACAAAGAAATCCAGAAGCTTTCGACGGATTTCGGTATGGCCCAGATAGGTGGTTCGGCCGCAACTTTATTAAATGGGAAAGTGGTTAACCGCGCCTATAACTTTGATAAGAATGGTAAAGACCTTGGTCACTACGATAAGATCAATCTTTTTGCCTGCGATCTTCCGGATAAGAAAATTTCAGAAGCAAAAAACTATACTGCTGGCTCTGATTATAAAGTCGTTGATTTAAACGCTGTTAAAATAGGTCTGGGGATCTGTTTTGATATGCGCTTTTCGGAGATGGCCCTTCACTATAGAAAAGAAGGAGCGAGCATTATCACTTACCCTGCCGCTTTTACAGTGCCGACGGGAAGAGCTCATTGGCATACACTTCTTCGCGCCCGCGCGATTGAGAACCAGTGTTTTGTCATTGCGGCTGCTCAGTGGGGACACCACAACGATAGGATGCAAACTTATGGTCATTCATTAGTTGTTGACCCGTGGGGAGACATTCTTATGGATCTTCAAGAAGGTGTGAAGGTAGGAGTGGTAGAACTTGATTTCCCGAAGATTGAACTCATCAGGAAATCAGTTCTCATGAATCGTCCTTATTAA